A window of Spiroplasma syrphidicola EA-1 contains these coding sequences:
- a CDS encoding dicarboxylate/amino acid:cation symporter, protein MTINLLADNAGSSILNDFLALGSWQTLVAVLVFYAVIIPFFILINRYKVKFIYRILMGLGIGLVFGIVIQAIIGFPQTAEGLKEHTWVMQFNIWANLLKEIFINGILLLTVPVVFLAIFRITAKPGQKGIGRITLKGIGLLLLNVTFAFIITFWLGILFKVGAGMDLDSQVEGNDPNGNHETKPLPQIIWDYMPKNFIGALALGVIIPVMVLGAITGHSVKMLNKRKPEQMARIRNAMDTGWDLVISMLMTFMKIMPIAVISMITTAITSRPIGALATIGKVIGLGYLSLLISVAFLTLMLFLFGFRLKGWWKAAWKPLVQAFATQSSNATLPVAMETLKDDMKVDDKVVSTIAPLSTSLGLMACAGVQAGLVTSFLWTGSDKIASGFSGGLAVFFIMSLIICLIASLGIAGIPGTAAVVTSGVLGGLGYASMFGPVYAIIGALDGLFDMGRTAVNVVAGVAVASMTAKTEGLIGEDSEILSAKQLAKQKEVLSNRIKKDDLKEAKQLALKEKMAAKKARHAK, encoded by the coding sequence ATGACAATTAATTTATTAGCAGATAATGCAGGGTCTAGTATTCTAAATGACTTTTTAGCGTTAGGGTCTTGGCAGACACTTGTTGCTGTACTTGTTTTTTATGCAGTTATCATTCCATTTTTTATCCTAATTAATCGTTATAAAGTTAAATTTATTTATCGAATTTTAATGGGATTAGGAATTGGGTTAGTTTTCGGGATTGTTATCCAAGCAATTATTGGTTTTCCCCAAACAGCTGAAGGCTTAAAAGAACATACTTGAGTAATGCAATTTAATATTTGAGCAAACTTATTAAAAGAAATCTTTATTAATGGAATTTTATTATTAACAGTTCCAGTCGTATTTTTAGCGATTTTCCGAATCACTGCTAAACCAGGGCAAAAAGGAATTGGCCGTATTACTTTAAAAGGAATTGGGTTATTATTATTAAATGTAACTTTTGCCTTTATTATAACTTTCTGATTAGGAATTTTATTTAAAGTTGGCGCTGGAATGGATCTTGATTCACAAGTTGAAGGAAATGATCCAAATGGTAACCATGAAACAAAACCATTACCACAAATTATTTGGGATTATATGCCTAAAAACTTTATTGGAGCATTAGCTTTAGGAGTTATTATTCCCGTGATGGTTTTAGGAGCAATAACAGGGCATTCGGTTAAAATGCTAAACAAACGTAAACCTGAACAAATGGCACGAATTCGTAATGCAATGGATACAGGTTGAGATTTAGTTATTTCAATGTTAATGACATTTATGAAAATCATGCCAATTGCCGTTATTTCAATGATTACAACAGCAATTACTTCACGACCAATTGGAGCCTTAGCAACAATTGGAAAAGTAATTGGATTAGGATACTTATCATTATTAATTTCTGTTGCCTTCTTAACATTGATGTTATTCTTATTTGGTTTCCGTTTGAAAGGATGATGAAAAGCAGCTTGAAAACCATTGGTACAAGCGTTTGCAACCCAATCTTCAAATGCAACATTACCTGTTGCAATGGAAACATTGAAAGATGATATGAAAGTTGATGATAAAGTTGTTTCAACAATTGCGCCACTTTCGACATCGTTAGGTCTGATGGCCTGTGCTGGGGTTCAAGCGGGCTTAGTTACTAGTTTTTTATGAACTGGTAGTGATAAAATTGCAAGTGGCTTTAGTGGTGGCTTAGCAGTCTTCTTTATTATGTCTTTAATTATTTGTTTAATTGCTTCATTAGGAATTGCCGGAATTCCCGGAACAGCCGCAGTTGTTACTAGCGGGGTTTTAGGTGGTTTAGGATATGCTTCTATGTTTGGACCAGTTTATGCAATTATTGGGGCTTTAGATGGCTTATTTGATATGGGTCGAACAGCTGTCAATGTTGTCGCCGGAGTAGCTGTCGCCTCCATGACCGCGAAGACGGAAGGGTTGATTGGCGAAGATAGTGAAATTCTATCAGCTAAACAATTAGCAAAACAAAAAGAAGTTTTATCAAACCGAATTAAAAAAGATGATTTAAAAGAAGCAAAACAATTAGCTTTAAAAGAAAAAATGGCGGCGAAAAAAGCCAGACATGCGAAATAA
- a CDS encoding CoA-disulfide reductase translates to MKTIIIGGAALGMGVAARLKRNDPTMEIVVYQKHNYVSLGACGLPYFVADNFQDPDKLIARQISQFEATGIIIHPNSQVTKLDPKNKMITFLDENQVEKTDFYDEVVIATGARPIVPNIMNVNHPKVFTLTTLEDGVRFKETLATDQTIQKIVVIGAGFIGLEMCETLRHLQKDVTLIEMANNVVSKQYDEEISAMIKAELIKNDVEVLLEEQVTEILVKDSEIVGVKLATGNIVDCDAVLLSVGFIPNTSFLQETGLKMLTNHAIVVNEHGQTNLAHVWSGGDCATSKNYLTGEDIYSPLATVASKIARVIADNITGKPAKFVGSLQTAIIRVFGVEAARTGLTSVEAQAKGYDIKTVLIKDKDRTHYVSNQGELMLKLIYDQKNEIILGAQMVGSNQAVLRIYGLVAIIWNKVKVDSILEQIDLPYAPPFSRTTDIIHIAISKLLK, encoded by the coding sequence ATGAAAACAATTATTATTGGTGGAGCAGCCCTTGGGATGGGTGTTGCTGCGCGCTTAAAACGTAATGATCCAACAATGGAAATTGTTGTTTATCAAAAACATAACTATGTTTCCTTAGGAGCTTGTGGTCTTCCTTATTTTGTCGCTGATAATTTTCAAGACCCTGATAAATTAATTGCGCGCCAAATTAGTCAATTTGAAGCAACAGGGATTATTATTCATCCAAATAGTCAAGTAACAAAACTTGATCCGAAAAATAAAATGATTACATTTCTTGATGAAAATCAAGTTGAAAAAACCGATTTCTATGATGAAGTCGTAATTGCCACAGGAGCACGACCAATTGTTCCTAACATTATGAATGTTAATCATCCAAAAGTGTTTACTTTAACAACGCTAGAAGATGGTGTTCGTTTTAAAGAAACCTTAGCTACAGACCAAACAATTCAAAAAATCGTTGTGATTGGGGCTGGTTTCATTGGGTTAGAAATGTGTGAGACCCTACGACATTTGCAAAAAGATGTCACATTAATTGAAATGGCAAATAATGTTGTTTCGAAACAATATGATGAAGAAATTAGTGCCATGATTAAAGCCGAATTAATTAAAAATGATGTTGAAGTATTATTAGAAGAACAAGTGACAGAAATTTTAGTTAAGGACAGCGAAATAGTTGGGGTTAAATTAGCAACGGGAAACATTGTAGACTGTGATGCAGTATTATTAAGTGTTGGTTTTATTCCAAATACTAGTTTTTTACAAGAAACAGGCTTAAAAATGCTAACAAACCATGCAATCGTTGTTAATGAACACGGTCAAACAAATCTTGCTCATGTTTGAAGTGGGGGCGATTGTGCTACTTCAAAAAATTATTTAACGGGGGAAGACATTTACAGCCCCTTAGCAACTGTTGCTTCAAAAATCGCCCGGGTAATTGCTGATAATATCACTGGTAAACCAGCAAAATTTGTCGGATCATTACAAACAGCAATTATTCGAGTTTTTGGGGTTGAAGCTGCTCGCACGGGTTTAACATCTGTTGAAGCCCAAGCAAAAGGCTATGATATTAAAACTGTTTTGATAAAGGATAAAGATCGAACACATTATGTTTCTAATCAAGGAGAACTAATGTTAAAGTTAATTTATGATCAAAAAAATGAAATAATATTAGGAGCCCAAATGGTTGGAAGCAATCAAGCGGTCTTACGAATTTATGGTTTAGTTGCAATTATATGGAATAAAGTTAAAGTTGATAGTATTTTAGAACAAATTGACTTACCATATGCTCCACCATTTTCTCGGACAACTGATATTATTCATATTGCAATATCAAAATTATTAAAATAA
- a CDS encoding RidA family protein — MKNKMINSDLAPAAIGPYSHAVLAANGTLYISGQLPIDPKTGNFAGDDIVSQTEQALQNVLVILQAAKMTKENVCKTTVYLKDMNDFTKMNEVYADFFGDIKPARAAFEVGKLPKDAKVEIEVVAC, encoded by the coding sequence ATGAAAAATAAAATGATCAATTCAGATTTAGCTCCCGCCGCAATTGGGCCATATTCACATGCCGTTTTAGCAGCAAATGGGACCCTTTATATTTCAGGTCAATTACCAATTGATCCTAAGACTGGCAATTTTGCTGGTGATGATATTGTATCTCAAACCGAGCAAGCGTTACAAAATGTTTTAGTAATTTTACAAGCAGCTAAGATGACAAAAGAAAATGTTTGTAAAACAACGGTATATTTAAAAGATATGAATGATTTCACTAAAATGAATGAAGTATATGCTGATTTTTTTGGTGATATTAAACCAGCTCGCGCTGCTTTTGAAGTTGGTAAATTACCAAAAGATGCAAAAGTAGAAATTGAGGTTGTTGCCTGCTAA
- a CDS encoding MalY/PatB family protein, giving the protein MHFHSCRKIDQKRWNYHEIITKYNISPEDAIGLWIADSDLPLPRKIVRGIVKRAKYPYYGYQILRKDFAENLLLWHQKTKDVELSLSNFFFTPSTVFTVATIIEALTTFKDKILICTPIYEPLFHTIEVLDRKPVVVPLIVEQNQITFDFVALRAKIKAEKPRAFVVCSPLNPGGRIWTKEEMSEIVKICKENSIILIADEIHGDITLYQNQFISFLKFWEEYDNIIVASSINKTFNLAGIHNGWGIVKNPVDQAKIATILDQRHISSSPNIFAQAACISCFKYGEKYLQTSKKIYQQNLEYIINTFKEQCPELVPIIPQGTFLCCINFEKTGISHLEMMDLLIKDIKVLPQFAEDFVDSCHCFFRLNLAIKPKVMVEVCQRIIKIVNEFKKTEGEIINEK; this is encoded by the coding sequence ATGCATTTTCATTCATGTCGAAAAATCGACCAAAAACGTTGAAATTACCATGAAATTATTACCAAGTATAATATTAGCCCAGAGGATGCAATTGGGTTATGAATTGCTGATTCTGATTTGCCTCTGCCCCGAAAAATTGTTCGTGGTATTGTCAAAAGGGCAAAGTATCCTTACTATGGATATCAAATCTTACGTAAAGATTTTGCGGAAAATTTATTATTATGACATCAAAAAACAAAAGATGTCGAACTTTCTTTATCAAATTTCTTTTTCACACCAAGTACAGTTTTTACTGTTGCCACGATAATTGAAGCCTTGACAACATTTAAAGATAAAATTTTAATTTGTACGCCAATTTATGAACCGTTATTTCACACAATTGAAGTTTTAGACCGTAAACCAGTTGTCGTTCCGTTAATTGTTGAACAAAATCAAATTACATTTGATTTTGTTGCATTACGAGCTAAAATTAAAGCAGAAAAGCCAAGGGCTTTTGTTGTTTGTTCACCACTTAATCCTGGGGGGCGGATTTGAACAAAAGAAGAAATGAGTGAAATTGTTAAAATTTGTAAAGAAAATAGTATAATATTAATTGCAGATGAAATTCATGGGGATATAACTTTATATCAAAATCAGTTTATTTCATTTTTAAAATTTTGGGAAGAATATGATAACATTATTGTTGCTAGTTCAATTAATAAAACGTTTAATTTAGCTGGGATTCATAATGGTTGGGGGATTGTCAAAAATCCAGTTGACCAAGCAAAAATAGCTACTATTCTTGATCAACGTCATATCTCATCTTCTCCAAATATTTTTGCCCAAGCGGCATGCATTAGTTGTTTTAAATATGGTGAAAAATATTTACAAACATCAAAAAAAATTTATCAACAAAATCTTGAGTATATTATTAATACTTTTAAAGAACAATGTCCAGAATTAGTCCCAATAATTCCGCAAGGAACATTCTTATGTTGCATTAATTTTGAAAAAACCGGGATTTCTCATCTCGAAATGATGGATTTATTAATTAAAGACATTAAAGTTTTACCACAATTTGCCGAGGATTTTGTTGATTCATGTCATTGCTTCTTCCGGTTAAATTTAGCAATTAAACCAAAAGTAATGGTTGAAGTTTGCCAACGAATTATTAAAATAGTAAATGAGTTTAAAAAAACAGAAGGAGAAATTATCAATGAAAAATAA
- the ruvX gene encoding Holliday junction resolvase RuvX has protein sequence MAFYLALDIGTKTIGLASSHGVIASGRGTYYFDEQDFSKAANDIYQIIVAEKVTDLIVGYPKNMNNTIGPRAVMVDDFLAILKSLLRVTINIHLVDERLTTRLSNQIMLEANLSRQKRKTKKDSLAAQLILETFLQQQENIKR, from the coding sequence ATGGCATTTTATTTAGCATTAGATATTGGTACTAAAACAATTGGGCTAGCGTCTAGTCATGGGGTTATTGCCAGTGGCCGGGGAACTTATTATTTTGATGAGCAAGATTTTAGCAAAGCAGCAAATGATATTTATCAGATAATTGTGGCGGAAAAAGTAACCGATTTAATTGTTGGGTATCCAAAAAATATGAATAATACAATTGGCCCTCGGGCTGTGATGGTTGATGATTTTTTAGCAATTTTAAAATCATTGTTAAGGGTAACAATTAACATTCATCTTGTCGATGAGCGGTTAACAACAAGATTATCCAACCAAATTATGTTAGAGGCAAATTTGTCACGGCAAAAACGAAAAACAAAAAAAGATAGTCTTGCTGCTCAACTAATTTTAGAAACATTTTTGCAGCAGCAAGAAAACATAAAAAGGTAA
- the alaS gene encoding alanine--tRNA ligase has product MKKITSNQIRAMWIEFFKSKNHFELAPCSLIPIDDDSLLWINSGVATLKPYFDGRKTPPAPRLVNSQKSIRTNDIENVGYTARHHTLFEMLGNFSIGDYFKPEAIAFAWEFLTSKEWIGFDPEKLYITIYKEDKEAYDIWHNSIGIPDEKIILGDKDTNFWEIGAGPCGPNTEIFYDRGEKYDPLNLGIKLLQEDIENDRYLEVWNIVFSQFNNNGAGEYSELPRKNIDTGAGLERIVSIVQETPTNFETDLFMPLIKKVEELINHRYQYDINNFFVPKDDQTKINTAFKVIADHIRAVTFAVADGAFPGNKDRGYVIRRLIRRASLYGKKLGLNQAFLYLLVDVVIEIMGDFYHYLIPKAEVVKKAIFDEEEKFLKTLEQGSKLFNEVKDKYHQISKEHAFRLFESYGFPIELIEEEANDANISVDVKGFYELLDKARTLSRTNRKDVKAMQLQSEIFTTLDVNSTFVGYDQDEVEGAKVVFMFANDIVVNELTDCEGYIILDQTPFYAEKGGQASDSGLMTNDKATIQVIDVQQGPNKQHLHYVKVTGTVKLNDLVNATIDRDKRFYTRKNHSGTHLLHAALREVLGNHAMQIGSYNDEERLRIDISHNQPISANDLQLVEQSVQNAILAQIPCEVIYTDLKTALEEHHALAFFTEKYDATVRIIKFGHYSCELCGGTHVTNSVEVEDLLVTGVESKGAGTFRVHAITSHKTIAAYVNDQFQKEIQSLSNYFDKYNQEKNLLNDEQLVALAEKINNLAANKNNFDVLKNLAGLYKEQFKQWQKELEELKIKTVLTKYHALPITTIGDINLLVYQTPEELSIPALKMLIDDYKARFNKIIACLIDDNNPQQAKLVVGVSHDLTEQYQANKIVKNLCQLLEGNGGGNAGLAQCGFKNVPALAEFLANPMAVFEQ; this is encoded by the coding sequence AGTAAAAACCATTTTGAATTAGCACCATGTTCATTAATTCCAATTGATGATGATTCATTATTGTGAATTAATTCTGGAGTTGCAACGTTGAAACCTTATTTTGATGGTCGCAAAACACCTCCAGCACCACGTTTAGTTAATTCACAGAAATCAATTCGGACAAATGATATTGAAAATGTTGGTTACACGGCGCGCCATCATACTTTATTTGAAATGCTAGGAAATTTTTCAATTGGGGATTATTTCAAACCAGAAGCAATTGCTTTTGCGTGAGAATTTTTAACAAGTAAAGAATGAATTGGATTTGATCCGGAAAAACTATATATTACAATTTATAAAGAAGATAAAGAAGCATACGATATTTGACATAATAGCATTGGGATTCCAGACGAAAAAATAATTTTAGGAGATAAAGACACTAACTTTTGAGAAATTGGAGCGGGACCATGTGGACCAAATACAGAAATTTTTTATGATCGTGGCGAAAAATATGATCCGTTAAATTTAGGTATTAAATTACTACAAGAAGATATTGAAAACGACCGTTATTTAGAAGTTTGAAATATTGTTTTTTCCCAGTTTAATAATAATGGCGCTGGGGAATATAGCGAATTACCACGGAAAAATATTGATACGGGGGCTGGCTTAGAACGAATTGTTTCAATTGTTCAAGAAACACCAACTAATTTTGAAACTGATTTATTTATGCCGTTAATTAAGAAGGTTGAAGAATTAATAAATCACCGTTATCAATATGATATTAATAACTTTTTTGTCCCTAAAGACGATCAAACTAAAATTAATACAGCTTTTAAAGTTATTGCTGACCATATTCGTGCTGTTACTTTTGCGGTTGCGGATGGGGCTTTTCCTGGTAATAAAGATCGTGGCTATGTTATTCGCCGCTTAATTCGTCGCGCAAGTTTATATGGAAAAAAACTAGGATTAAACCAAGCATTTTTATATTTACTTGTTGATGTTGTGATTGAAATTATGGGGGATTTTTATCATTATTTAATTCCAAAAGCAGAAGTTGTTAAAAAAGCGATTTTTGATGAAGAAGAGAAATTCTTAAAAACATTAGAACAAGGTAGCAAGTTATTTAATGAAGTGAAAGATAAATACCACCAAATTTCAAAAGAACATGCTTTTCGGCTATTTGAAAGTTATGGATTCCCAATCGAACTAATTGAAGAAGAAGCAAATGACGCTAATATTAGTGTTGATGTCAAAGGTTTTTATGAATTACTAGATAAGGCGCGAACATTATCTCGTACTAATCGTAAAGATGTAAAAGCAATGCAGTTGCAGTCAGAAATTTTTACAACATTAGATGTTAATAGTACTTTTGTGGGTTATGACCAAGATGAAGTTGAAGGGGCAAAAGTAGTTTTCATGTTTGCCAATGATATTGTTGTTAATGAATTAACTGATTGTGAAGGTTATATCATTCTTGATCAAACCCCATTTTATGCCGAAAAAGGGGGGCAAGCTAGTGATAGCGGTTTAATGACAAACGATAAAGCCACAATTCAAGTCATAGATGTGCAACAAGGTCCAAATAAGCAACATCTACACTATGTTAAAGTAACAGGAACAGTAAAATTAAATGATTTAGTTAATGCAACAATTGATCGTGATAAAAGATTTTACACACGTAAAAATCACTCAGGAACACATTTACTACACGCTGCTTTACGAGAAGTGTTAGGTAATCATGCAATGCAAATTGGATCATATAATGATGAAGAACGCTTAAGAATTGATATTAGTCATAATCAGCCAATTAGTGCAAATGATCTACAGTTAGTAGAGCAATCAGTTCAAAACGCAATTTTAGCCCAGATTCCTTGTGAAGTTATTTATACTGATTTAAAAACAGCCCTTGAAGAACATCATGCTTTAGCTTTTTTCACGGAAAAATATGATGCAACAGTTCGAATTATTAAATTTGGGCACTATTCTTGTGAATTATGTGGGGGAACACATGTTACTAACTCTGTTGAAGTAGAAGACTTATTGGTAACTGGTGTTGAATCAAAAGGGGCTGGAACATTCCGAGTTCATGCCATCACTTCCCATAAGACAATTGCGGCTTATGTTAATGATCAATTTCAAAAAGAAATCCAAAGTTTAAGTAATTATTTTGATAAATATAATCAAGAAAAAAATCTTCTTAACGATGAACAATTAGTAGCTTTGGCTGAAAAAATTAATAATTTAGCGGCGAATAAAAATAATTTTGATGTTTTAAAAAATTTAGCAGGGCTTTATAAAGAACAATTTAAACAATGACAAAAAGAACTCGAAGAGTTAAAAATCAAAACGGTGTTAACTAAATATCATGCTTTACCAATAACAACAATTGGGGATATAAATCTGTTAGTTTATCAAACCCCAGAAGAATTATCAATTCCAGCTTTAAAAATGTTAATCGATGATTACAAAGCTCGTTTTAACAAAATTATCGCTTGCTTAATTGATGACAATAATCCCCAACAAGCAAAACTTGTTGTTGGAGTTAGTCATGATTTAACTGAACAGTATCAAGCAAATAAAATTGTTAAAAATCTTTGCCAATTATTAGAAGGCAATGGGGGAGGTAATGCTGGCTTAGCGCAATGTGGCTTTAAAAATGTTCCTGCCTTAGCGGAATTTTTAGCTAACCCAATGGCGGTCTTTGAACAATAA